The proteins below come from a single Carassius auratus strain Wakin unplaced genomic scaffold, ASM336829v1 scaf_tig00035537, whole genome shotgun sequence genomic window:
- the LOC113082012 gene encoding mitogen-activated protein kinase-binding protein 1-like isoform X2, translating into METFTIKSRIKSLLLSPSIKLRKRSGRFKHSLSSQVTLEKVLGITTAGNSGLTCDPCSGTVAYPAGCVVVLLNPAKNTQQHLINSSRKSISTLSFSSDGRYLVTGESGHLPAVCVWDVSEGSLVSELLEHKYGVSCVAFSPNGKYIVSVGSHHDMSVNLWAWKKSALIAVNKVSSKVTAVSFSEDGNHFVTAGNRHVRFWYLDPSHAHQACPVPLMGRSGLLGELQNNFFCDVACGRGLRSDSTFCVTASGLLCEFNAQRVLDRWVHLQTGSARSLAVTEDLIFCGGANGTVRVFGASDLRFISTLPRPHPLGVQLSAATQPRHLVSRTPDACYPDSVAVTFDPVTRWLSCVYNDHSLYVWDTRDLHKVGKVHSALYHSSCVWDLQMFPSKSDGSKPTFGSSDAFLSCSSDGSVRLWSSDGVHGRNVLSNDLHHIFYMEDSTAALLDVEGTDIAGSEKAEGWSGDGRSGIRTICVSPDGRHLASGDRKGTLRIHDLTSMKELVKAEVHDSEILCLEYSKPPSGVNLLATASRDRLIHVLDAEEDYSLLQTLDEHSSSITSVRFAAGGDGTLRIVSCGADKSVYIRTAHRTERGAEFKRTHHVVRKATPNDMDVDPSCKYAAVGCQDRSIRVISISSGKQKRSFSGSPTEDGGLLKVQIDPSGLFVASSCSDKNINLIDFQTGESLATVFGHSENITALRFSSDCRRLLSSSADSCIFVWRLAPELTINMRERLSAIRHRDRTSSFRSNPFRRSSVHRSTSIMSWPSENDQEEEEEEEMKTAEETGASDETQLKEASVDSSVACRPRRRWSSRVGSLESMLELRQLDSLSEAPVQSRSSTDRPRDEERGSTSSLQDWSLRRPRDSAWLVPVGAPEPEGVVLYPDYGPSSSSLPGPCYRRQALSESVEHEERAEAQSPISGASMGYGSGGSSPDHRHQDVEALGSDDESCDGNTRLICVSESVPHQEVRRRSEMLTDGNHAGSRLSAEGSISACLHIQKSSSRMDSVFPHQTLRSSAAVKPTVSGVRPLMEDTGEPDRPEQRSHPYLSRVSCPGLLKSASAHSLSADPGRSLSPSRLRREARPVLLKLSLEKVVPHPPSSPHPWDSPSQSRVLRSYMSPTTSSMAKTSRSASVGDSLHVGSSCESLAPASSSSSFLTNSPKALPLRAVRPRMSQRQSCPNTSASSQSLLSDPSCSSSSSSSSSSSDPQQTARPRAMEKADAPDEDVPVGLEICRRAAADLCSSVRTATRLYRTLISHDAERSVERQQMRQLMSDTLLHVRSELDSVSGVVRMEEGKETLALLEQYSQLLLRSVERRLVQDG; encoded by the exons ATGGAGACTTTCACCATCAAGAGTCGCATTAAGAGTCTCCTGCTCTCGCCGTCCATCAAACTCAGAAAGAGAAGCGGCCGCTTCAAACACAGTCTGTCCAGCCAG GTGACTCTTGAGAAAGTTCTGGGCATCACGACTGCAGGAAACAGTGGTTTGACATGCGATCCGTGTTCAGGAACCGTGGCCTATCCGGCCGG GTGTGTCGTTGTGTTACTGAACCCAGCcaaaaacacacaacagcatCTCATCAACTCATCCAG GAAGAGCATCAGCACGTTGTCGTTCTCGTCAGACGGCCGGTATCTGGTCActggagag agcggTCATCTGCCGGCGGTGTGTGTGTGGGACGTGAGCGAGGGCTCGCTGGTCTCTGAGCTGCTGGAGCACAAGTACGGCGTGTCCTGCGTGGCCTTCTCTCCCAACGGCAAATACATCGTGAGCGTGGGGTCACACCACGACATGAGCGTCAACCTGTGGGCCTGGAAG AAGAGTGCTCTGATAGCGGTCAATAAGGTGTCCAGTAAGGTGACGGCCGTGTCCTTCTCCGAGGACGGGAATCATTTCGTCACGGCGGGGAACAGACACGTCCGCTTCTGGTATCTGGATCCGTCTCACGCTCATCAG GCGTGTCCCGTGCCGCTGATGGGCCGCTCGGGGCTCCTCGGGGAGCTGCAGAATAACTTCTTCTGTGACGTGGCGTGTGGACGAGGCCTGAGGTCCGACAGCACCTTCTGTGTGACGGCGTCGGGGCTGCTGTGTGAGTTCAACGCTCAGAGGGTTCTGGACCGCTGGGTGCACCTGCAG ACGGGTTCGGCGCGCTCGCTGGCGGTGACGGAGGACCTGATCTTCTGCGGCGGTGCGAACGGGACGGTGCGTGTGTTCGGGGCGTCTGACCTGCGCTTCATCAGCACACTGCCCCGTCCACATCCTCTGGGCGTCCAGCTGTCCGCCGCCACACAGCCCCG GCATCTGGTCAGCAGAACACCGGACGCCTGTTACCCGGACTCGGTGGCGGTGACCTTTGACCCCGTGACCCGCTGGCTGTCCTGTGTGTATAATGACCACAGTTTATATGTGTGGGACACGAGAGACCTGCACAAAGTGGGCAAAGTTCACTCGGCGCTTTATCACTCGTCCTGCGTTTGGGATCTCCAG ATGTTTCCCAGTAAGAGCGACGGGTCCAAGCCCACGTTTGGCTCGTCTGATGCGTTCCTCTCGTGTTCGTCTGATGGTTCTGTGCGTCTCTGGAGTTCAGACGGCGTTCACGGCCGTAACGTCCTGAGTAAC GATCTTCATCACATCTTCTACATGGAGGACAGCACCGCCGCCCTGCTGGACGTGGAGGGAACTGACATCGCTGGCTCAGAGAAAGCCGAGGGATGGAGTGGTGATGGCAGGAGCGGGATCAGAACCATCTGTGTCAGTCCGGACGGGAGACACCTAGCATCCGGAGACAGAAAGGGCACACTCAG GATTCATGATCTGACGAGTATGAAGGAGCTGGTGAAGGCTGAGGTCCATGACTCTGAGATCTTATGTCTGGAATACTCCAAACCTccgtcag GTGTGAATCTGCTGGCCACTGCGAGTCGAGATCGTCTGATCCATGTGCTGGACGCTGAGGAAGACTACAGTCTGCTGCAGACGCTGGACGAGCACTCGTCCTCCATCACGTCTGTCCGCTTCGCTG CCGGCGGTGACGGGACTCTGCGGATCGTCAGCTGTGGAGCAGATAAGAGTGTTTACATCCGCACTGCTCACAGA ACGGAGCGAGGAGCTGAATTCAAGCGGACTCATCATGTGGTTCGGAAGGCGACTCCTAATGACATGGATGTGGATCCCAGCTGCAAGTACGCGGCCGTGGGCTGTCAGGACCGCAGCATCCG AGTGATCAGCATCAGCAGCGGCAAACAGAAGAGATCCTTCAGTGGCTCTCCGACTGAAGACGGCGGTTTGCTGAAG GTTCAGATTGATCCGTCGGGTCTGTTTGTGGCGTCCAGCTGCTCAGATAAGAACATCAATCTGATTGACTTCCAGACCGGAGAGAGCCTGGCCACCGTGTTCGGACACTCTG AGAACATCACGGCTCTGAGGTTCAGCAGTGACTGCAGGCGTCTGCTCTCGTCTTCAGCTGACAG CTGTATATTTGTGTGGCGACTCGCTCCTGAACTCACTATCAATATGAGAGAGAGACTGTCTGCGATCAGACACCGTGACCGGACGTCCAGCTTCAGGAGCAATCCCTTCAG ACGTTCTTCTGTGCACAGATCCACATCCATCATGAGCTGGCCATCTGAGAACGAccaggaagaagaggaagaggaagagatgaaGACAGCTGAAGAGACGG GTGCATCTGATGAAACACAGCTGAAG GAGGCGTCTGTAGACTCGAGTGTGGCGTGCCGTCCTCGCAGGCGCTGGTCCAGTCGTGTGGGATCGCTGGAGTCCATGCTGGAGCTGCGGCAGCTCGATTCACTCTCTGAAGCTCCAGTCcagagcagaagcagcactgACCGACCGCGGGACGAGGAGCGAGGCAGCACCTCCAGCCTGCAG GACTGGAGTCTCCGGCGTCCTCGTGACTCGGCCTGGCTGGTTCCCGTCGGTGCTCCAGAACCCGAGGGTGTGGTTCTGTATCCAGATTACGGTCCCAGCTCCAGCAGCCTGCCTGGGCCGTGCTACCGGAGACAGGCTCTGTCTGAGAGCGTCGAGCACGAGGAGAGAGCAGAAGCTCAGAGTCCCATCAGTGGAGCCTCCATGGGCTACGGCAGCGGAGGATCCAGTCCAGACCACCGACACCAGG ATGTGGAGGCGCTGGGCTCTGATGATGAATCCTGTGACGGTAACACACGACTGATCTGTGTTTCTGAGAGTGTTCCACATCAGGAGGTCAGGAGACGCTCCGAGATGCTGACGGACGGCAATCATGCAG GGTCTCGGTTGAGCGCTGAAGGAAGCATCTCAGCATGTTTGCACATCCAGAAGTCCTCTAGCAG GATGGACTCGGTGTTTCCTCATCAGACTCTCAGATCCAGTGCGGCAGTGAAGCCCACGGTCAGCGGCGTCAGGCCCCTGATGGAGGACACAGGAGAGCCCGATCGTCCAGAGCAGAGGAGCCACCCGTACCTGAGCCGTGTCTCCTGCCCTGGACTCCTGAAATCTGCTTCAGCACACAGTCTGAGCGCCGACC CAGGAAGGTCCCTGTCTCCGTCCCGTCTGCGGCGAGAGGCGCGTCCCGTCCTTCTGAAGCTCAGTTTGGAGAAGGTCGTCCCTCATCCCCCGTCCTCTCCTCATCCGTGGGACAGTCCGTCCCAGAGCCGTGTCCTGCGCTCCTACATGAGCCCCACCACCAGCTCCATGGCCAAAACCAGCCGCTCGGCGTCCGTCGGGGACAGTCTGCATGTGGGCAGCTCCTGCGAGAGTCTGGCCCCTGCGTCGAGCAGCTCGTCCTTCCTCACTAACTCTCCCAAAGCGCTTCCTTTGAGAGCCGTCAGACCCCGCATGAGTCAGCGCCAGAGCTGCCCGAACACATCGGCTTCATCTCAGAGCCTTCTGTCTGACCCGAGCtgctcttcatcatcatcctcctcctcctccagctcaGACCCCCAGCAGACGGCTCGTCCTCGAGCGATGGAGAAGGCTGACGCTCCTGATGAAG atgttccgGTCGGTCTGGAGATCTGCAGACGGGCCGCAGCTGACCTGTGCAGCAGCGTGAGGACGGCGACGCGGCTCTACAGGACG CTGATCTCCCATGATGCCGAGCGCAGTGTGGAGCGGCAGCAGATGCGTCAGCTGATGTCAGACACGCTGCTTCACGTGCGATCGGAGCTGGATTCAGTGTCCGGAGTCGTTCGGATGGAGGAGGGCAAGGAGACGCTCGCCTTACTGGAGCAATACTCACAACTGCTGCTGCGCTCGGTGGAGAGGAGACTCGTTCAGGACGggtag
- the LOC113082012 gene encoding mitogen-activated protein kinase-binding protein 1-like isoform X1: METFTIKSRIKSLLLSPSIKLRKRSGRFKHSLSSQVTLEKVLGITTAGNSGLTCDPCSGTVAYPAGCVVVLLNPAKNTQQHLINSSRKSISTLSFSSDGRYLVTGESGHLPAVCVWDVSEGSLVSELLEHKYGVSCVAFSPNGKYIVSVGSHHDMSVNLWAWKKSALIAVNKVSSKVTAVSFSEDGNHFVTAGNRHVRFWYLDPSHAHQQACPVPLMGRSGLLGELQNNFFCDVACGRGLRSDSTFCVTASGLLCEFNAQRVLDRWVHLQTGSARSLAVTEDLIFCGGANGTVRVFGASDLRFISTLPRPHPLGVQLSAATQPRHLVSRTPDACYPDSVAVTFDPVTRWLSCVYNDHSLYVWDTRDLHKVGKVHSALYHSSCVWDLQMFPSKSDGSKPTFGSSDAFLSCSSDGSVRLWSSDGVHGRNVLSNDLHHIFYMEDSTAALLDVEGTDIAGSEKAEGWSGDGRSGIRTICVSPDGRHLASGDRKGTLRIHDLTSMKELVKAEVHDSEILCLEYSKPPSGVNLLATASRDRLIHVLDAEEDYSLLQTLDEHSSSITSVRFAAGGDGTLRIVSCGADKSVYIRTAHRTERGAEFKRTHHVVRKATPNDMDVDPSCKYAAVGCQDRSIRVISISSGKQKRSFSGSPTEDGGLLKVQIDPSGLFVASSCSDKNINLIDFQTGESLATVFGHSENITALRFSSDCRRLLSSSADSCIFVWRLAPELTINMRERLSAIRHRDRTSSFRSNPFRRSSVHRSTSIMSWPSENDQEEEEEEEMKTAEETGASDETQLKEASVDSSVACRPRRRWSSRVGSLESMLELRQLDSLSEAPVQSRSSTDRPRDEERGSTSSLQDWSLRRPRDSAWLVPVGAPEPEGVVLYPDYGPSSSSLPGPCYRRQALSESVEHEERAEAQSPISGASMGYGSGGSSPDHRHQDVEALGSDDESCDGNTRLICVSESVPHQEVRRRSEMLTDGNHAGSRLSAEGSISACLHIQKSSSRMDSVFPHQTLRSSAAVKPTVSGVRPLMEDTGEPDRPEQRSHPYLSRVSCPGLLKSASAHSLSADPGRSLSPSRLRREARPVLLKLSLEKVVPHPPSSPHPWDSPSQSRVLRSYMSPTTSSMAKTSRSASVGDSLHVGSSCESLAPASSSSSFLTNSPKALPLRAVRPRMSQRQSCPNTSASSQSLLSDPSCSSSSSSSSSSSDPQQTARPRAMEKADAPDEDVPVGLEICRRAAADLCSSVRTATRLYRTLISHDAERSVERQQMRQLMSDTLLHVRSELDSVSGVVRMEEGKETLALLEQYSQLLLRSVERRLVQDG; the protein is encoded by the exons ATGGAGACTTTCACCATCAAGAGTCGCATTAAGAGTCTCCTGCTCTCGCCGTCCATCAAACTCAGAAAGAGAAGCGGCCGCTTCAAACACAGTCTGTCCAGCCAG GTGACTCTTGAGAAAGTTCTGGGCATCACGACTGCAGGAAACAGTGGTTTGACATGCGATCCGTGTTCAGGAACCGTGGCCTATCCGGCCGG GTGTGTCGTTGTGTTACTGAACCCAGCcaaaaacacacaacagcatCTCATCAACTCATCCAG GAAGAGCATCAGCACGTTGTCGTTCTCGTCAGACGGCCGGTATCTGGTCActggagag agcggTCATCTGCCGGCGGTGTGTGTGTGGGACGTGAGCGAGGGCTCGCTGGTCTCTGAGCTGCTGGAGCACAAGTACGGCGTGTCCTGCGTGGCCTTCTCTCCCAACGGCAAATACATCGTGAGCGTGGGGTCACACCACGACATGAGCGTCAACCTGTGGGCCTGGAAG AAGAGTGCTCTGATAGCGGTCAATAAGGTGTCCAGTAAGGTGACGGCCGTGTCCTTCTCCGAGGACGGGAATCATTTCGTCACGGCGGGGAACAGACACGTCCGCTTCTGGTATCTGGATCCGTCTCACGCTCATCAG CAGGCGTGTCCCGTGCCGCTGATGGGCCGCTCGGGGCTCCTCGGGGAGCTGCAGAATAACTTCTTCTGTGACGTGGCGTGTGGACGAGGCCTGAGGTCCGACAGCACCTTCTGTGTGACGGCGTCGGGGCTGCTGTGTGAGTTCAACGCTCAGAGGGTTCTGGACCGCTGGGTGCACCTGCAG ACGGGTTCGGCGCGCTCGCTGGCGGTGACGGAGGACCTGATCTTCTGCGGCGGTGCGAACGGGACGGTGCGTGTGTTCGGGGCGTCTGACCTGCGCTTCATCAGCACACTGCCCCGTCCACATCCTCTGGGCGTCCAGCTGTCCGCCGCCACACAGCCCCG GCATCTGGTCAGCAGAACACCGGACGCCTGTTACCCGGACTCGGTGGCGGTGACCTTTGACCCCGTGACCCGCTGGCTGTCCTGTGTGTATAATGACCACAGTTTATATGTGTGGGACACGAGAGACCTGCACAAAGTGGGCAAAGTTCACTCGGCGCTTTATCACTCGTCCTGCGTTTGGGATCTCCAG ATGTTTCCCAGTAAGAGCGACGGGTCCAAGCCCACGTTTGGCTCGTCTGATGCGTTCCTCTCGTGTTCGTCTGATGGTTCTGTGCGTCTCTGGAGTTCAGACGGCGTTCACGGCCGTAACGTCCTGAGTAAC GATCTTCATCACATCTTCTACATGGAGGACAGCACCGCCGCCCTGCTGGACGTGGAGGGAACTGACATCGCTGGCTCAGAGAAAGCCGAGGGATGGAGTGGTGATGGCAGGAGCGGGATCAGAACCATCTGTGTCAGTCCGGACGGGAGACACCTAGCATCCGGAGACAGAAAGGGCACACTCAG GATTCATGATCTGACGAGTATGAAGGAGCTGGTGAAGGCTGAGGTCCATGACTCTGAGATCTTATGTCTGGAATACTCCAAACCTccgtcag GTGTGAATCTGCTGGCCACTGCGAGTCGAGATCGTCTGATCCATGTGCTGGACGCTGAGGAAGACTACAGTCTGCTGCAGACGCTGGACGAGCACTCGTCCTCCATCACGTCTGTCCGCTTCGCTG CCGGCGGTGACGGGACTCTGCGGATCGTCAGCTGTGGAGCAGATAAGAGTGTTTACATCCGCACTGCTCACAGA ACGGAGCGAGGAGCTGAATTCAAGCGGACTCATCATGTGGTTCGGAAGGCGACTCCTAATGACATGGATGTGGATCCCAGCTGCAAGTACGCGGCCGTGGGCTGTCAGGACCGCAGCATCCG AGTGATCAGCATCAGCAGCGGCAAACAGAAGAGATCCTTCAGTGGCTCTCCGACTGAAGACGGCGGTTTGCTGAAG GTTCAGATTGATCCGTCGGGTCTGTTTGTGGCGTCCAGCTGCTCAGATAAGAACATCAATCTGATTGACTTCCAGACCGGAGAGAGCCTGGCCACCGTGTTCGGACACTCTG AGAACATCACGGCTCTGAGGTTCAGCAGTGACTGCAGGCGTCTGCTCTCGTCTTCAGCTGACAG CTGTATATTTGTGTGGCGACTCGCTCCTGAACTCACTATCAATATGAGAGAGAGACTGTCTGCGATCAGACACCGTGACCGGACGTCCAGCTTCAGGAGCAATCCCTTCAG ACGTTCTTCTGTGCACAGATCCACATCCATCATGAGCTGGCCATCTGAGAACGAccaggaagaagaggaagaggaagagatgaaGACAGCTGAAGAGACGG GTGCATCTGATGAAACACAGCTGAAG GAGGCGTCTGTAGACTCGAGTGTGGCGTGCCGTCCTCGCAGGCGCTGGTCCAGTCGTGTGGGATCGCTGGAGTCCATGCTGGAGCTGCGGCAGCTCGATTCACTCTCTGAAGCTCCAGTCcagagcagaagcagcactgACCGACCGCGGGACGAGGAGCGAGGCAGCACCTCCAGCCTGCAG GACTGGAGTCTCCGGCGTCCTCGTGACTCGGCCTGGCTGGTTCCCGTCGGTGCTCCAGAACCCGAGGGTGTGGTTCTGTATCCAGATTACGGTCCCAGCTCCAGCAGCCTGCCTGGGCCGTGCTACCGGAGACAGGCTCTGTCTGAGAGCGTCGAGCACGAGGAGAGAGCAGAAGCTCAGAGTCCCATCAGTGGAGCCTCCATGGGCTACGGCAGCGGAGGATCCAGTCCAGACCACCGACACCAGG ATGTGGAGGCGCTGGGCTCTGATGATGAATCCTGTGACGGTAACACACGACTGATCTGTGTTTCTGAGAGTGTTCCACATCAGGAGGTCAGGAGACGCTCCGAGATGCTGACGGACGGCAATCATGCAG GGTCTCGGTTGAGCGCTGAAGGAAGCATCTCAGCATGTTTGCACATCCAGAAGTCCTCTAGCAG GATGGACTCGGTGTTTCCTCATCAGACTCTCAGATCCAGTGCGGCAGTGAAGCCCACGGTCAGCGGCGTCAGGCCCCTGATGGAGGACACAGGAGAGCCCGATCGTCCAGAGCAGAGGAGCCACCCGTACCTGAGCCGTGTCTCCTGCCCTGGACTCCTGAAATCTGCTTCAGCACACAGTCTGAGCGCCGACC CAGGAAGGTCCCTGTCTCCGTCCCGTCTGCGGCGAGAGGCGCGTCCCGTCCTTCTGAAGCTCAGTTTGGAGAAGGTCGTCCCTCATCCCCCGTCCTCTCCTCATCCGTGGGACAGTCCGTCCCAGAGCCGTGTCCTGCGCTCCTACATGAGCCCCACCACCAGCTCCATGGCCAAAACCAGCCGCTCGGCGTCCGTCGGGGACAGTCTGCATGTGGGCAGCTCCTGCGAGAGTCTGGCCCCTGCGTCGAGCAGCTCGTCCTTCCTCACTAACTCTCCCAAAGCGCTTCCTTTGAGAGCCGTCAGACCCCGCATGAGTCAGCGCCAGAGCTGCCCGAACACATCGGCTTCATCTCAGAGCCTTCTGTCTGACCCGAGCtgctcttcatcatcatcctcctcctcctccagctcaGACCCCCAGCAGACGGCTCGTCCTCGAGCGATGGAGAAGGCTGACGCTCCTGATGAAG atgttccgGTCGGTCTGGAGATCTGCAGACGGGCCGCAGCTGACCTGTGCAGCAGCGTGAGGACGGCGACGCGGCTCTACAGGACG CTGATCTCCCATGATGCCGAGCGCAGTGTGGAGCGGCAGCAGATGCGTCAGCTGATGTCAGACACGCTGCTTCACGTGCGATCGGAGCTGGATTCAGTGTCCGGAGTCGTTCGGATGGAGGAGGGCAAGGAGACGCTCGCCTTACTGGAGCAATACTCACAACTGCTGCTGCGCTCGGTGGAGAGGAGACTCGTTCAGGACGggtag